Genomic segment of Eremothecium sinecaudum strain ATCC 58844 chromosome VIII, complete sequence:
AATGTGCTGGGCCTGGTACACTGCCTGCCGCACAGTGGACAGGTTTTCTTGGGATCATATTTCCGCCAGTCAACAATTCGTTTTGACGTAACGCGAAAAGCTGGTGATGTGTGATAAGTTGTATTCGAAACATCATCATGGACCTTCCGGAGCGTGGTATCCAATGTAAAGTAGGAAGCCGACCCGGGCTGCTGTATAGCGTTGTTCATAACCGATGATGCCGTCGGCGTTAGTGGCGACTGCATTCCTTTCACGCTGTAATTTGGCACAGATGCGAGCTTGGGCGTCATGTAATGAGTCTCGGACAGCCGAGGCGTTGAGAAGGAGCCATCTTGGTAAGAAGGTATTTGCAGGAGCGACGATAGGGGAGGAAGCATAACTCGGTCGTTAGAGCAGAAACTTTGGTGCTGGTGCTCCCCGTACACAGCCGGGATCAAAGCTGCTGGTCTGTCCACTTGTTGCACATATCTGTTGCATGTATTATAACTAAACTCGTGAGTATTCATTGGATATTTTTGATTCAACGGGTTTTAAGAACATACTTAATTTTACTCCACATCctaatatatattattcAACTTTAACTAAATATATACCACCGTAAATAGTTCGCTGCATAGTCACCTTTAAATCGAGCTCGGCCTACATACAGCAGACATATATTTCTGTTTATCCGCATCCTataatttaaaaaaagGTACTACGATCACTGTCTGGGTACGATAAGCTCTAGAGAACCTGTAAATAACTACGTCTACTTTAACGCGTATAGTCCGTCTTTTTTTCTGTGGGCCTATACAATCCGCAAATATAGAGTATGTAGTATTAACGGACCCGCCGTAGACAATCCTGATGCATTATTTCACAAGGCCTTTATCCCTTGTACGTAAATACCACAGGTTCCTTTATCGAAGGGTG
This window contains:
- a CDS encoding C2H2-type zinc finger protein (Syntenic homolog of Ashbya gossypii ADL040W; Syntenic homolog of Saccharomyces cerevisiae YPR013C), with the translated sequence MNTHEFSYNTCNRYVQQVDRPAALIPAVYGEHQHQSFCSNDRVMLPPLSSLLQIPSYQDGSFSTPRLSETHYMTPKLASVPNYSVKGMQSPLTPTASSVMNNAIQQPGSASYFTLDTTLRKVHDDVSNTTYHTSPAFRVTSKRIVDWRKYDPKKTCPLCGRQCTRPSTLKTHMLIHTGELPFQCSWTGCGKRFNVRSNMKRHFNSHKRKLAKENGQLNSSIAQ